The sequence GGCCGGCGGGCAATCAATAACTGGAACCAGCAAGGAGGAAATATCACCAATGCACGGGTCAGATACCTCGGTCAATAGAAGAACGGGTTTTTACATCTCGCGGACGTTGATGTTTATCGTCATCTTTTTTATACAGGGCGTATTTTGTTTTTCCGAGGGAAGTGTAGCGTTTGAACATGTTGCAGCGATCGTCAGGCAGGATGAATCGGTCTATCGACTCATCGTTTTATTGTTTGAGTTTGAAACCGATTTTACCGGGATCAGACTCGGGAACAATTTCCCTTTTCTGGGCGGAAGCAGGATCGGGCCGTACGAATGCACGGTGTCCTTGAAAAACGGTGTGACCGGGGATCAGACATATACACTCATCGTCAATACAAAGGTCGTTTTTTTGGATGAAGAGAAACGGGAATTGGATGACCGGATATTCAATGCCCGCTTCATCAAAGAATATTTTCTGAATATTGAAATTCGCGGGGTTCATCGGGATTCTCGCGAGGAAAAGAAATAGACATTCGGAGGTGTCATGGCCGAAGACTCAAACACATCAAACGATTCTGCGAACAATAATATCGTCATCGAAATAGCTTATAACGATTTTATAAACAAAAAGCGGGAATTAGCCACCGGAAATGAATATGAAATTATCCTGAAAATCGAAGAGTTTCACTACTCGATGTAATGGCATTTCGCTTTCCGTCAAAGCGTTTTTTCCGTCCCGATACATCGATCGGACGAAAGACGCCCCCTTATTCCTCGAGGCTGTAGGTGATGGTAACCTCAAGCGTCACCGTTTTACCCAGGTTGTGCCGGTAGGGCAATACCGATTTGATGACGGAAACAGCCGCCCGCTCGAGGATCGACGATCCCTCTTTTGACGTTATCCTGCATCCGAGATAGTCACCGTCAGAGTCGATGGTAAACGAAATCCCCACCGTTCCCTCGAGATTTCTTCGCCGCGCGGCGCGCGGATAGACGGTATTCTTTCGTATTCTTTCGTAAAGCCCCCTGAATACCTCGGCCGGGTCGGGTTCGATATCTTTTCCCGTTCCCGTTGTATTGATTGTCGTCTCCTGTCCTTCTCTTCCGGCCGTCTCTGGAAGACCGTTATCGGGTGATGTATCGTGGTTAACAGGTTCGGATGACAGGGTGTTTCCCGATTCTTTCTCGACCGTCAATGGAGAATGTTTTTTAACCAACGCCGTTTGTTCATTCCGTTCATGATTCCGGGCGGGAATATAGGTCAACGTCGCCTTCATGCCCCCTTCATGCGACGCCGATCCTTCGGCTGTATCCGCGGGGGGGGAATATGAGAGGACACAGAAGGCGGCGGCATGAAGCATGCCGGAAAAGAGGAATGAAAGCCATACCCGGTACCGTTTGTCGTTCATAAATCTTTTTCAGGTTTCTTTTCCACAATGAAACGGAAGTGTTCCGCCCCCGATTCTTTAGCGATGTCCATGACCTCGATGACATCCTGAAAGGGCACATCGAGTCCCACCTGCAGTCCCACTTCCTTCTCTTCACGGTCCGAAAGAAGATCCCCGAGCGCGGCGAGAAGTGCGGAAAGCGGGACGGGTGCGCCGTCGAGCAGGATCGTTCCGTTTTTCTGTATCGTAACGAGAAGCGGCGATTCGGGGAGGATCAGGCCCTGATCGGATTCGGGGAGTTCGACGGGAATCTGCGGCCTGCTGTAATATGAGGTAAGCAGGAAGAAAATCAAAAGGAGGAAAACCATATCGATCAGCGGGGTAATCTCGGGCCCGTGGTCGTCATACTCGTCATGTTCGAAATTTTTGAACTCGATCATCGTTTTATGAGTGAAATCAACTCCTCTCCCGTGTGTTTCATCTGAAAGGCGATGTGGCGGAGACGGCCGAGGTAAAGGTGATAGGCGATCAGGGCCGGTATGCCGACAATAAGGCCGAACACGGTAGTGATGAGCGCCTCCCAGATGCCGCCCGCAAGCAGGGAGGCATCTGGTACCGCATCGACGGAGGCGATCGTCTGAAACGCCCTGACCATACCGGTGACCGTTCCGAGCAGGCCGATCATGGGCGCGATTTTCCCGATCAGTGCGAGGAGATGAAGGCGGTTTTTCAGAGAATTGAGCAGCCGGTCGCCCAGAAGCGAGATGTCGCGTTCGATTGCCTCTTCCGGTTCGTTTCGCCTGAGGAATATTTCCCTGACGAGGATCCGTACCGGTGCGCTATTACGTGCCAAAGATGAACGCACCACATCGGCCTTCCCCGACCCGAAAACCTCCGGGATCGACGGAAGGTCTTTCCGCTTTATTCCCGAACGGAAAAAGACAAACGCGCGTTCGATAACGATCGCGAGTGTCATGAGGGAACATATCAGAAGGGGGTACATAAGAATTCCCCCTTTGTGAAACAAATCGATTATCACGGCCATTTTTTTCTTTTTTTTCCCGGCATACAACCCCTTTTATCGTGATTGATCAGCGAGCATGAGGTAGCTGTTCTTCATGTAATTATTGATCGTCACATAAAGTATTCCGTTTTCCAGAATGATATCCTGAAGGCCTGTCGCTGTCAAGGGAACGGTCCCTTTGAGGATGGTGAATCCCGAATCCGGTGTCGAGGGATCGAATGAATAGACACCGCCGTTGTAATGAGTGACATACGCCATGTGCTCGTCCGCGAACGCCATATACTGCGCGCTTATCGACGCGCTCTGAGAAAAATGGGAAGTCA comes from Spirochaetales bacterium and encodes:
- a CDS encoding biopolymer transporter ExbD, yielding MIEFKNFEHDEYDDHGPEITPLIDMVFLLLIFFLLTSYYSRPQIPVELPESDQGLILPESPLLVTIQKNGTILLDGAPVPLSALLAALGDLLSDREEKEVGLQVGLDVPFQDVIEVMDIAKESGAEHFRFIVEKKPEKDL
- a CDS encoding MotA/TolQ/ExbB proton channel family protein is translated as MYPLLICSLMTLAIVIERAFVFFRSGIKRKDLPSIPEVFGSGKADVVRSSLARNSAPVRILVREIFLRRNEPEEAIERDISLLGDRLLNSLKNRLHLLALIGKIAPMIGLLGTVTGMVRAFQTIASVDAVPDASLLAGGIWEALITTVFGLIVGIPALIAYHLYLGRLRHIAFQMKHTGEELISLIKR
- a CDS encoding energy transducer TonB — translated: MNDKRYRVWLSFLFSGMLHAAAFCVLSYSPPADTAEGSASHEGGMKATLTYIPARNHERNEQTALVKKHSPLTVEKESGNTLSSEPVNHDTSPDNGLPETAGREGQETTINTTGTGKDIEPDPAEVFRGLYERIRKNTVYPRAARRRNLEGTVGISFTIDSDGDYLGCRITSKEGSSILERAAVSVIKSVLPYRHNLGKTVTLEVTITYSLEE